The genomic window CATCGCGACGCCGCCGATGCTCGGCAGGGCGCGCACGGTGTCCGCGCCGCGCGGGGTGGCGGCGCGGGTGCCCTTGGCGTACGTGACGATGAGCGGGATGCGCGCACCGACGTTCTGCTCGATGAGCCCGGTGACGTCGAAGAGCCGCTTGTCGAGCACCCCGGAGTCGAGGTAGGGCCGTGCCTCGTCGGGTACGACGGTGATCCGGCCGTTCGCCGTCTCGCTGCGCACGGCGCCGGTGGCGCCCTTGGGCCGCTCGACGTCGACGGCCTTCTTGCCACCGCCGAGGTCGGTGACGGTGACCTTGTCACCGGTGATGAGAGTGACGGTGTGCGTCCCGGCGGCCGCGCGGGCCGTGTCCACGGGCTGGGCGCCGCTGTCGGGCGAGTCGGCGGCGAGGGCCTGTCCGGCCGGGAGCAGTACGAGGGAGAGCCCGACCGCCAGCAGCCGGGCTCTGCGTCTCGCGGACGCTCTGGTCATGGATGTCTCTCCTCGTACACCCGGCGATGGAGTGGGTCCGGGTGTTGCGAAGAGTGTGAGCGCTCACAAGTCGCTCAGGGCGACCAAAGGTTGGCGGGTTCGTGCCATGGCGGCTATCTGCCAGTCATGTTCCGTTGGCCGGGATGCCGGGCTCGGGGGGTCGGCTCGCGGGCGTCGATGCCGGGCCCAGGACCTCGGCTCGCGGGCGTCGAAGCCGGGCTCAGGACGTCGACTCGCGGGCATGGAGCCGGGCCCAGGACGTCGGCTCGCGGACGGCGGCGCCGCGGTCATGGGGCCGGCTCGCGGGCGTCGTACCGTACGAACCCCCTTCCGCGCAGGGCGAGGAGGCCGATCGCCAGCACACAGGCGACTCCGCCGCCCGTGACGGCGACGGCAGGTGAGGTGAGATCGGCGACCGAGCCCGCGAGGAAGTCGCCGAGGCGCGGCCCTCCCGCGACCACGACGATGAACACGCCTTGCAGCCGCCCGCGCATCTCGTCCGGCGCGGCCGCCTGGAGCATGGTGTTCCGGAACACCATGGAGACGGTGTCCGCGCAGCCCGCGAGAGCGAGGAAGAACAGCCCGAGCCAGAGGTTCCGGGTCAGCCCGAACACGGCGATCGCCGTTCCCCAGGAGGCGACGGCGAGCAGGATCGCCACACCGTGCCGCCTGATCCGCCCCAGCCAGCCGGAGAACACCCCGCCGAGCAGCGCCCCGACCGCGGGCGCGGCGACGAGGAGGCCGGTGGTGCGTGCGTCGCCGCCGTACCAGAGGACGGCGACGGCCGGGAACAGCGCCCGGGGATGGGCCAGGATCATCGCGCAGAAGTCGGAGAAGAACGTCATGCGGATGTTGGGGCGGGTGGCGAGGAAGCGCAGCCCGTCGAGGACGGACGCGCGTTTCGCCGTCGTACGGTCCCGGTCCGGCAGCATCGAAGGCAGCCGCCACATGGCGTAGAGCGACGCCCCGAAGGCGACGGCGTCGACGGAGTACGCGGTCTGGTAGCCCGCGTAGCCGACGATCAGGCCGCCCAGCATGGGGCCGATCAGCATCCCGGACGTCGTGGTCATGGAGTTGAGCGCGTTGGCGGCGGGCAGCTGCCCGGGCGGCAGCAGCCGCGGGATCATCGCGCTGCGGGCGGGCGCGTTGAGCGCGGCGCACACGGCTTGCAGGGCGACGATGCCGTACAGGAACCACACGTGGTGGAAGCCGGCGAACGCGGCGGCGGCGAGGGCGGCGGAGAGCGCCGCGGACCCGGTCGCGCTGAACAGGCCGAGCTTGCGCCGGTCGACGGTGTCGGCGACGGCCCCGCCGTACAGACCGAAGACGATCAGCGGGACGAGCGAGAAGAGCCCGACGAGTCCCACGGAGAAGGTCGAGTGCGTGATGTCGTACACCTGGAGCGAGATCGCCAGGGTGGTCATGCCCTGGCCGATCCACGAGACGGTGTTGCCGAGCCACAGGCGCCGGTAGTCGGCGGAGGTCCGCAGCGGTGTGAGGTCGGCGAGGATGCGGCGTCTCGCTTCGGGTGTGCCGGTCGTGGTCATGGGGCGGGCGCCTTCACCGGCCACCGGCGACCCGCAGGACGGCACCGGTGGTGTACGAGGCGTCGGCCGACAGCAGCCAGGCGACGGCGGCGGCGATCTCGGCGGGCTCGCCGGGCCGTCCGAGCGGGGTCTGCGCGCCGACCCTGGCCGCGCGGCCGGGGTCGCCCATGGCGGCGTGCATGTCGGTGGTGACGGCGCCGGGGGCGACGCCGTTGACCCTGATGCCGTCCGGACCGAGCTCCTTGGACAGGCCGAGGGTCACGGTGTCGACGGCCGCCTTGGTCGCGGCGTAGTGGACGTACTCGCCGGGGCTGCCGAGGGTGGCGGCACCGGAGGAGATGTTGACGATGGCGCCGCCGCCGCTCGCCGCCATGTCCCGGGCGGCCCGGCGGCAGCAGAGCAGCACGCCGAGGACGTTGACGTCGAGCACGCGGCGCAGGTCCTCGGTGCGGGCGTCGGCGAGCCGGCCGAGCGGGCCGGTCACGGCGGCGTTGTTGACCAGCCCGGTGACCGGGCCGAGCTCCGCGCGGGTGACGTCGAACAGCCGCTCCACGGCGGCCTCGTCGGACGTGTCCCCCTGCACGGTGACGCAGCGCGCCCCGGCGGCGCGTACGGCTTCGGCGACCTCTTCGGCGGCGGCGTGGTTGCCGACGTACCCGAGGGCGAGGTCGTGGCCGTCGGCCGCGAGCCTGAGGCAGGTCGCCGCGCCGATGCCGCGACTGCCGCCTGTGACGATGGTGACCGGACGTGCCACGTGCCGCCTCCCCCTGTTGGTGTCCCGCGTTCGTTTCGCCCTACATGCTGTGCCTCCAGTCGTATCTCACCGGTCGGCGGGCGTGTGCGGCGGGGGTTCTGGCGCCGAGGGCTGGGGGCCCGGGGCGGCCCTGTGCGCGAGCGGCATCCGTCCCCGTGCCGCTTCCGTCGCCCACTCGGTGATCTCGACCGCCCTGTCGCGGGACGGCACCTGCGTGCCCGGCTTCTGGGCGGGCCCTGCCGGCCGCTGGGGGGCGGCCTCGGCGAGCGGACTCGTCGCGGCGGCTCCCGGCCCTCGCCTCGCCTATGAGCGGCCGGGTCGCACCACGCAGCGCGGCCGGCACACCGTCACGCTTCGCGGGGAGTCGTCTCGCCCATCACGTCCCAGCCGTCCATGTCGGGGATCTCGGTGGAGACGATCTGCGGCCGGGTGGCGATGGCGTACGACATGTCCTCCATGGCGGCCCTGAAGTGCACGGAGTTGACGTGCTCCCCGCCCGCCGCGGCGTCCCGGAAGGCTTCGACGAGCACGAATTGATGGGGGTCGTCGACGCTTCGGGACCACTCGAAGAAGAGATTGCCCGGCTCGCGGCGGGTGGCCCTGGTGAAGCCGTCGACGAGGTCGAGCCAGTCGTCGACGCGCTCGGGGCGGACGGTGAACTTGACGGTGATGAAGATCATGAAGACTCCTCGGGGTTCGTGGAGGCTGTATGCCTCGGGGAGTTGGGGCTCAGGCGGACCGGCGCGCCAGCCGGCAGTCCCGGCAGGTCATGCGGCGGCCCGGGACGGATGAGGAGACCGGCCCCATGCCCGCCGCGCGGTGGACGAGCTGCGCCACGGCCGTGGTGTGTGCGGGGCACAGACCCGCGCCGCACTCCTGGCACACGGCCACCGCCGGCTCCTCGCCGCCGCGTTGAGCGCAGTCGAAGCAGAGCATCAGGCGGTGGCCTCGGCATGCTCGCGCAGCAGGCGGATGAACTCGCGCAGCAGTGGGGCGTTTTCCGACCAGTCGCGTGCGGAGACCAGGTTGCCGTCGACAACGGGCGCGTCATCGACGAAGGTGCCCCCGCCGAGGGTGACCTCCGGCGCGACACCCGGGAAGGTGGTCGTCACCCGGCCCTGGAGGACACCGAGCGGGGCCAGGGCGACGGCGGCGTGGCAGGTATGGGCCACGGGCTTGCCCGCGGCGAAGAAGTGCCGCACGATCCGCTGGAAGTCCGGGTCGTGACGCAGGTATTCCGGGGCACGGCCGCCGGGCAGGAACAGCCCGGCGTACGCGTCCGGGTCGACGTCGGCGAAGGCGATGTCGGCGGGCCAGGACTTGCCGGGGAACTCGGTGTACGTGCCCGGGTACGTACCGTCGAAGTCGTGCGAGACGAGCTTGAGCCGCTTCGCCCGCGGGGCGGCGATGGTGACCTGGTACTCCTCCTCGGTCAGGCGCTGCAGGGCATAGAAGAGTTCGAGGTCCTCGGTGGCGTCACCGGCGAGGATGAGGATCCTGAGGGCGGGCATGACGGTCGAATCTCCTTTGTGTGGGACGGGGATGAGGGGCGGGGTCAGGCCGGGTTGGGCACTGAGCAGGCGATGGCCTGGGCGCGCGGGTCGGTGCGGCTGCCGGCCTTCGCCGTGTACTCGGCCTCGTAGTGGACCATCGCGTCCATCAGCGGCGCCCATTCGGAGGCGGGGTCGTAGCGCAGACCGAGCCACTGGTCGACCAGGGCCTGGGCGTGGTGCAGGCTGATGCTCATCTGACCCATGGTGATCACCTGGGCGTTGTTGAGCAGGACGGAGCCTTCGACCTGGTAGGCGTCGTTCACGGTCACCGCACGGATGCCGGGGACCAGACCGGCGCTGATGGCCATACCGAGGCCGGTGCCGCAGATCAGCAGCGCCCGGTCGGCCTCGCCGTCGGCGACGATCTCGGCGGCGTCCACGGCGATGTGCGGATAGCCGGTGGTGCTCGTGTCGTCGGTGCCACCGGCACCGTCGGTGCCCTTGGTAACGCCGACGTCCTGAACGGAGGCCACGCGCGGGTCGTTCCTCAGGAATTCCTTGAGCGCTTCCTTGTAGGCGATCCCGCGAAAGTCGCTGCCGATGACGACACGCAGTTTGTCTCCCATAACTCCTCCAATTCGTTTCCCAATTTCCGGTTCCCGGTGCCCGGTTCATACGCTGCGTCATCCACTGTGCAGGCCACCCATCGGAAACCCAAGCCGCAGGGTTCACCCCCTTTCCCCCTGGGTTCGCTCATCCTGGTTCTGCCGGTACCACCCTTGATGCGTGGCACAATCGGTCGCATGGATCGTCGATCAGAGTTGCGGGAATTCCTGCGGTCCAGGCGGGCGCGCGTCAGTCCTTCCGAGGCGGGTCTGCGGGGATACGGTTCCCGCCGCCGTGTGCCGGGGCTGCGCCGCGAGGAGCTGGCCCAGCTGTCCGGGGTGAGCGTGGACTACTACGTACGCCTGGAGCAGGGCCGTGGCGGCAAGGTCTCCACCGAGGTCCTGGATGCCATCGCACAGGCGCTGCGCCTGGACGAGACCGAACGACAGCACCTGCACGCCCTCGTACGCTCCGACGGCGGGCCACGCCCGGCCGGGCGCCCGCAGCGCGCCGACGACCGGCGGGAGCCCCGGGTCAGGCCGGGCCTGCAGCGCATCCTCGACACCCTGGAGCACTCCCCCGCCTACGTCGTGGGCCGCCGCCTGCAGATCCTCGCCTGGAACCATCTGGCCCGCGTCCTGATCGCGGACTTCCCCCGAATACCGGAAGAGAACCGCAATCTGGCCCGCCTGACCTTTCTCGACACCACGGCGCGACAGCGTTATGTCAACTGGCAGAAAAAGGCCGACGACACCGTGGCCTTTCTGCGTGTGGACGCGGGCCGCCATCCGTACGACGAAACACTGACCTCCCTCATCGACGAACTCTCCGCCGCGAGCGAGGACTTCCGGCGTATGTGGGCCGACCACACGGTCCGCGACGAAACCCACGGGGCAAAACCCCTCTACCACCCGCTCGTCGGCGCCGTCGACCTCACCTTCGAGACCTTCCGCGTCCCCGACGATCCGGACCAGGCCCTGACCGTCTACACCGCCGAACCGGGCTCGCCCGCGGCCGCCACCCTGAAACGTCTGGCCGAGGAGGCGCGGCCCGAGGAGTGGCAGTGACGGCGGCGACGTGAACACAAGCGCCCCGCTGTTCCCGGAAACCGGGACCAGCGGGACGTCTCGCCGCATCAATCGACCGGGCTGTGTCTTCCGGTCTACCGGACGAAGACCTGCCGCTGCTTCTGGCCGCCGGCGGCGCAAGAGGCCGTCTCCGTGTCGGTCATCTTCCGGGTCTTGACTACGACCGCGTTGCTCTTGCCTTCGGTGCCGTTGGGGGCGGGCCCGGTGATGGTGTCCGGGACGTACCAGTAGTAGTGGCCCCACTTGGGGTTGTCGTAGTGGGTCTGCCAGGTACCGGAGACGGTCTGCATGACCTGTGCCCGGGAGATCCACCCCACTTCGCCCGGCTGCACGGTCATGTTCAGCGAACTGCTCTCGGAGTGCGAACTCGACCAGGTGTGGCTGTAGGTGGCGGTCACGCTCACATCGATCAGGCCAGCAATCTTGCCGCCCACCGTGATGGACCCACCGATGGAGTCGGTCGAACCGACCGTGTCGGACCAGGTCATGGATTGCGCCGCGGGTGAAGTAGTGCAGTTGTAAAGTGAATGGGAGACTTGACGAAACTCGCCCAAGTACGCTTCACCCAGTCTCGTGTCATTGAGCGTGCACTTGCCCAGACCGGACGCACAGTCGGCCATCAGCTGCTGCCGTGTGGGGCCGTCGGCCGCCGATGCGGGCACCACCATGGCTGCCAGAGCCCCCCAAGCCGCGGCCGCAAGTACCACTATCCGGCTTCCACGCCGCAATACACTGCGTCGCACTGTCATTGGCATCATGCCTTCTTCTCGTTCGGACTTCGAAATTCATTCGCCGGCCTCCGGACCCAGGAGGACTGTTGGTGTCCCCTCGCCGGTGCGCGTGCTCAGCCTGCTGGACGCCCCACCAGGGCTGTGGCCGAGTCGCATGCGGTCCAGGCTGCACGTCAGCCGGCGCTGGGCTCCGTGCGGTAGCCCTTGAACAGGAAGTTCGGGCCGAGTGCGTAAGAGTCGACCATCTCGTAGAACTGCTTGATGGTCTCGTTGCGGCAGTGCTCCTCGAACGCCGCGCGGGACGTGTAGACCTCGTCCAGATAGATGCGGTTGGGGTTGTCCTCGTCACGAATGACCTCGAAACGCAGGGTCCCCGGCTCGTTGGCCAACGACCCCTCGGCGTCGAAGAGACCTGCTGCGACGAAGTCCTCACGCTTGTACGGCGGAACGTCGAACTGGACGAGCACGTGGTACGTCATGGTCTTCCTTCGGGTGATTGTTCCTGTGCTGTGCCGGCTGATCTTTCAGCGGCGGAATCCACCCTGCCAGAACACTTCTGGGCTACACAGGCCCGCCTCTTCCGACGAATCCGGTGACCGAGGATCAGCTGTCCTGGTAACAGCACTACCACCTTCGCCTGACGTTCCCTTCTGCCTGTGGGGAGCTGCGTTATCGCCATCGCCGAATCGGCCGAGATCCGGGCAGTGATCCCGCAGCCCTCCGACCAGGCGGTCGCCGCAGTGCCTCCGCTCCGTCTTTCGTGGCTCCGCACCGGGTTCGCTCCTGTCGCGAGCCACTGAGGTGGCCGACGAGCCGGCCGGCGAGCGGCGCTTCCCCGGCCATCCCGCCCATGCCTCCTGTTGGCAGGTGGAGGATGCGGACCGCATCGCGGTCGAGAGGGTGCGGGAGGCTCGCGGGACGTGGGCGGTGGGGGCGCGTCGAGCGCGCTGCGAGTGAACCGGAGCGCGTGAGGAGCCCGTGTGCGCTCCCGCACGCTGCCTGGGCAACCTTGTGTTCTGGCTGAGAACGGACTGTTATCAAAAGCGGCCTGCACAGCTGCATTTCGAGCGGACGGTTCCGCGCATGTCCAAGGACCCTGCCACCCTCGCCTCCGCCACCTCCCCTGCCTGCTACGACCTCTTCGACGCATCGGCAATCAGGGCCGCGGTGGACGCACACCTGGTCGGCTTCTTGCAGGACCAAGCCGAGTCGGCCTGCGGGGGACGGCTGCCGACCTTGATGACCGACATCCTGGCCAGATTCCTGCTTGGGGGAGAGCGCCTGCGCCCACTGCTGTGCGCCCTGGGCAGCCTGACCGCCGGCGGCTGTGTCGGGCCCCCGGTCATCGTTGCGGCCGCGAGTCTGGAGATGTTCCATGCTTTCGCGCTGATCCACGATGAGGTCATGGACTGCTCCGCCACCCGGCGAGGTGCCCCGACCGTCCAACAAGAGCTGGCCGGCCACGACCAGGCGCAGGCCCCGCGCCGGAGCGGTTCCCGCCACGTTGCCCGATCGGCGGCATGCGGTAATGCCGGGGCAATCCTGTCCGATTCCGATGTCGAAACGCCCTTGTCCGTAATGCGTTACAAGACAGCCAAATACAGCGTCGAGCGCCCCTTGCACCTCGGTGCCGTGCTCGCTGATGCCCCACCGGCCGCACTCGAGGCGCTGACCAACTACGCATTGCCGACTGGCGAGGCATTCCAGCTGCGCGACGACCTGCTCGGCGTCTTCGGCGATCCGTCGGTGACCGGCAAACCGGACTGGACGACGCCCTCATCACCACGGCATCCAAGTCCGGCCTGCGCACCCTTGCCTACCAAATGACCGAAAGAACAGTGTGATCCGAAATGCAGCGCTTGTGGAAATGGAACGCTTAGGGGGTGGACAAGTGTCGCATGAGGCCGCATCGACTCGCAACGGCTGGTACGTAGCCATGGAAACCGGATTCGGGTGCCCGATTGGCGCCGCGATCGTGACGAGAATCGAAGAGATCTTCAAGACGACCGGAGGCATGGAGTGGCCGGACGCTCTTGCCGCTCAGCAACGCGACGCAGCATGGAGTTACCCAACGACACTGCACGTCAAGGAAATCGTTCCGCAGTACGTAAGCATAGTGACCGGCTTGCCGGATGCCGCAGTACTGGACCGCATGTTCGAAATGGTGTGGCCTGGCCACTATCGCACGGTCGGACGGGAATCCGGCTACCCACATCTGGAGCTCTACGGGCGGGCCGCTCTGGTCGCACTGAGCGATTGGGGACTGCACGAACACGACATTGCCCGGCTCTACCCTCGATATCTTCCACTTGGAGAAGCCCTGGCTGCAGTCAATGCTCTCGATGATGAAGATGAAGCCGACATACTGGCGGAGATGATTTCGGTAGGTGTTCCCATCGAGCGATGTTTCGAAGAGCGACTCGACGCGCACCGCCAGAAATGCGGGCAGTTCATTTACACATTGACCCAGTGGGAAGAAGTCTGCATGGCAGACAGTCACATGCTCGGCGCATTGCTGCTCTGGCTGCATCAAGGAGCCGCTTATCGTGATGCCCGGCGGATTGCGGCATGGATGCGACTCATGCATGACTCGACCGAAATAGCCGGCGACAGGATCGCACGCGAAGGCCATAACAGTTACAACATCATGACTGCCGCCGGTCACGATTTGCGATGCGCGACCACTTGGTACAGGTCGGAGTGCCTATGGGCGCTGACAAAAGCCTACGACTCTGAATTCGGCAAGGCGCCACGGAGACGCGAATCCCTGATGGGCGGGATTCAAACGCACACTGAAGCCGATGAAGTGACGGCATACGCCTGTCCTGCGAACGAGCGGAGGCCGCTGAGACGATTCGAGGGCGGACCCGGAATCTTCAGAGGACTGGTATGGATGGAATTCATATGGCATATCGGAATGGGGCGGTATCGCATTTTCCAACGCGCGGCAGCCGCCTTCGATATCGCCAGGGAAGTCCTGGGAGAAGCATGCCCGCCAAACTGCACGAGCTGCCAGGAGTGGCTCGGCGGAAGAACGCGCTGGCCGATGGACGACGACTACGGCCACGACCTGTCCTTCCTTGAGCAGCTTCCCCGCGTGCCATGCCCGGCCCCAAGGTTGTGCGCCAACTGCGCAGCCCGCAGTGGACAGACGAGCCCCCGGCGGGCGGTACGGCCGACTACACGGGATTACTGGCACGATGGTTCGCCGAAAGCGGGCTGTGCTCAACGTGTCGGGAGGCCATAGCCGTTGCCCTGGACGCATGGGGGATGCTCGCTGCGCCGGTATACGCGGAGCAAGTCCGCGACTCAACTCTTCAGGCCCGACTGTCCGGCCTAGTCTACCTGCACAGGCATTCACCATTTCGCCTGGGACTGGCGTACATGTGGGGAAGTTGCCGAGATGCGAGGTAATGAGGAGTGCTTCCCGGTGGTCGAGGCTGACTGTTGTTCTCGATCAGCAACGCCCACAGGCGTGTCAGCGCAGTTGTGAGCCCGCGCCGCCCCATCCCCGGCATCACACCCCAGCCCTCTGCCCCACGGCGGAAACGACGGCCTGGTGCATGCCCGCGGCGGACGGTTTCTGTGGGCGGACGAACGGTGTCACCGTCTCGTCCGCACGGCCCTCGCCGCCGCATCAGCGATGGCCTGCGGGTCGGCTGCCGCGTCGACGGTCAGTCCGGGCTCGTCGGGTCGCAGCGGTTCGAGGTCGGCGTACTGGGAGTCCACCAGTTCGGCCGGCATGAAGTGGCCCGTGCGTCCGGCGACCCGCCGGTCGGCGGTCGCCCGGTCGAGTGCCAGGTGCAGGAACCACAC from Streptomyces formicae includes these protein-coding regions:
- a CDS encoding MFS transporter; the encoded protein is MTTTGTPEARRRILADLTPLRTSADYRRLWLGNTVSWIGQGMTTLAISLQVYDITHSTFSVGLVGLFSLVPLIVFGLYGGAVADTVDRRKLGLFSATGSAALSAALAAAAFAGFHHVWFLYGIVALQAVCAALNAPARSAMIPRLLPPGQLPAANALNSMTTTSGMLIGPMLGGLIVGYAGYQTAYSVDAVAFGASLYAMWRLPSMLPDRDRTTAKRASVLDGLRFLATRPNIRMTFFSDFCAMILAHPRALFPAVAVLWYGGDARTTGLLVAAPAVGALLGGVFSGWLGRIRRHGVAILLAVASWGTAIAVFGLTRNLWLGLFFLALAGCADTVSMVFRNTMLQAAAPDEMRGRLQGVFIVVVAGGPRLGDFLAGSVADLTSPAVAVTGGGVACVLAIGLLALRGRGFVRYDAREPAP
- a CDS encoding SDR family oxidoreductase, coding for MARPVTIVTGGSRGIGAATCLRLAADGHDLALGYVGNHAAAEEVAEAVRAAGARCVTVQGDTSDEAAVERLFDVTRAELGPVTGLVNNAAVTGPLGRLADARTEDLRRVLDVNVLGVLLCCRRAARDMAASGGGAIVNISSGAATLGSPGEYVHYAATKAAVDTVTLGLSKELGPDGIRVNGVAPGAVTTDMHAAMGDPGRAARVGAQTPLGRPGEPAEIAAAVAWLLSADASYTTGAVLRVAGGR
- a CDS encoding putative quinol monooxygenase, with protein sequence MIFITVKFTVRPERVDDWLDLVDGFTRATRREPGNLFFEWSRSVDDPHQFVLVEAFRDAAAGGEHVNSVHFRAAMEDMSYAIATRPQIVSTEIPDMDGWDVMGETTPREA
- a CDS encoding DUF2180 family protein, whose translation is MLCFDCAQRGGEEPAVAVCQECGAGLCPAHTTAVAQLVHRAAGMGPVSSSVPGRRMTCRDCRLARRSA
- a CDS encoding DJ-1/PfpI family protein translates to MPALRILILAGDATEDLELFYALQRLTEEEYQVTIAAPRAKRLKLVSHDFDGTYPGTYTEFPGKSWPADIAFADVDPDAYAGLFLPGGRAPEYLRHDPDFQRIVRHFFAAGKPVAHTCHAAVALAPLGVLQGRVTTTFPGVAPEVTLGGGTFVDDAPVVDGNLVSARDWSENAPLLREFIRLLREHAEATA
- a CDS encoding RpiB/LacA/LacB family sugar-phosphate isomerase is translated as MGDKLRVVIGSDFRGIAYKEALKEFLRNDPRVASVQDVGVTKGTDGAGGTDDTSTTGYPHIAVDAAEIVADGEADRALLICGTGLGMAISAGLVPGIRAVTVNDAYQVEGSVLLNNAQVITMGQMSISLHHAQALVDQWLGLRYDPASEWAPLMDAMVHYEAEYTAKAGSRTDPRAQAIACSVPNPA
- a CDS encoding helix-turn-helix transcriptional regulator, whose translation is MDRRSELREFLRSRRARVSPSEAGLRGYGSRRRVPGLRREELAQLSGVSVDYYVRLEQGRGGKVSTEVLDAIAQALRLDETERQHLHALVRSDGGPRPAGRPQRADDRREPRVRPGLQRILDTLEHSPAYVVGRRLQILAWNHLARVLIADFPRIPEENRNLARLTFLDTTARQRYVNWQKKADDTVAFLRVDAGRHPYDETLTSLIDELSAASEDFRRMWADHTVRDETHGAKPLYHPLVGAVDLTFETFRVPDDPDQALTVYTAEPGSPAAATLKRLAEEARPEEWQ
- a CDS encoding putative quinol monooxygenase produces the protein MTYHVLVQFDVPPYKREDFVAAGLFDAEGSLANEPGTLRFEVIRDEDNPNRIYLDEVYTSRAAFEEHCRNETIKQFYEMVDSYALGPNFLFKGYRTEPSAG